One genomic segment of Mycoplasmopsis agalactiae PG2 includes these proteins:
- the tilS gene encoding tRNA lysidine(34) synthetase TilS, translated as MILLGISGGPDSMYLLDLISSQRSDIVVATVNYNVRQDSAYDVEIVRKFCEDKGIIFECLEIDQKACFKGNFEKWAREQRFAFFKKIYEKYNCEALYLAHHKDDFLESYFMQKESKRQPDFFGIKTENYIYGMKVVRPLVGKVFKNEILEALHNKKIKYANDYTNDLPIYTRNRIRIWLKSLSNSQKSKIFDDVQKENNELAELEKETVLEYEQWKKTQFSQDEFLNLNNKERLAYKFVHENYVDIKLSNGKIKSIIGFILSKNRTGQYLIKNNVFIQKKHGKLVF; from the coding sequence TATTAGGAATTAGTGGCGGTCCAGATTCTATGTATTTGCTAGATTTAATATCTAGCCAAAGAAGTGATATTGTGGTTGCAACTGTTAATTACAATGTTAGACAGGATTCAGCATATGATGTCGAGATTGTAAGAAAATTTTGCGAGGATAAAGGCATAATTTTTGAATGTCTTGAAATCGACCAGAAAGCCTGTTTTAAAGGCAATTTTGAAAAATGAGCAAGAGAACAAAGGTTTGCTTTTTTTAAAAAAATTTATGAAAAATATAATTGCGAAGCCTTATATTTAGCACATCATAAAGACGACTTTTTAGAAAGCTATTTTATGCAAAAAGAATCTAAAAGACAGCCAGATTTTTTTGGAATAAAAACAGAAAATTATATTTATGGGATGAAAGTTGTTAGGCCACTTGTTGGTAAAGTGTTCAAAAATGAAATTTTAGAAGCCTTGCATAATAAAAAGATTAAGTATGCAAATGATTACACTAATGACTTACCTATATATACAAGAAATAGAATAAGAATTTGACTAAAAAGCCTATCAAACAGCCAGAAAAGTAAAATTTTTGATGACGTACAAAAAGAAAATAATGAGCTTGCCGAGCTTGAAAAAGAAACTGTTTTAGAGTATGAGCAATGAAAGAAGACTCAATTTAGCCAAGATGAGTTTTTGAACTTAAACAACAAAGAGAGGCTAGCATACAAGTTTGTGCATGAAAATTATGTAGACATAAAATTATCAAACGGAAAAATTAAATCAATAATTGGCTTTATATTAAGTAAAA